ATTATTTTGACCACATTCCTAAGTAAATCGTTCTTAGGATACGTAACAGGTCCACCTATCCCTATTTTAAATCCAATCTTAACAAATTCTTTTGCCCAATTTTCATCGCCACTGAATGCATGTACAATACCACCGCATTCGATGTTAATATCTTTGATGATCTTGTACGTATCTTCGTAAGCATTTCTGATATGCAAAATTACCGGTTTTTTCAGGCTCTTTGCAATTACAAGCTGCTCAATAAAAACCTTTTTTTGTATGTCAATGGGTGACAAATTTCTAAAATAGTCAAGACCTATCTCTCCTACCGCAATAACTTTATTTCCACCCTTTACAAAATCTTCAATTTTATCAAGGTAATCTTTTGGAACCTTTGCAGAATTATGTGGATGTATTCCAACAGCTGCATATACGTTTTCAAGCTCTCTGCAAACTACTAATGTATCGTGAAGATCATCCATACATGTGGAAACATTTAATACAAATCTTAACCTTCTAGTACGTTCATAAACATCCGTTCTATCGTTATCAAAGTCTTCCATATGCAGGTGAGCGTGAGTATCGACTAATTTGTCTTTTTGAAAGGTTGTTAATTTCATCTGTACATAACCTCCTTTTTCTGGTATAATTATACCAGATTTTTCAAAGTTTGGTCAGAAATTCAAACAATATTGGGGGTGTAGAGTTTTGAGAAATTTTGGAAAACTTACAGTTATTACAGGTCCTATGTATTCAGGTAAAACTACAGAACTTCTTAATTTTGCCGAGATCTATGAGCTTGGCAAAAAGCGGACAAAGATAATTAAGCCACAAATTGATGATAGGTACAGCCAAGACGATGTTGTCACACACAAACTATTTAAAATGCCTGCAAAAGCAGTAAAAGATGTTGCTGAAATGGATGAATTCTACAACAGCTTAAGCGATAAGCCAGAAGCTATCTTTATTGATGAGATTCATTTTTTCGATACTTCTATTGTGAAACTAGTCAAAAAAATCGTATCAGAAGGGGTAGATGTTTACTGCGCTGGTTTGGATATGAATTATCTTTGGGAACCTTTTGAAACAACTGCTTTGTTGTTGTCATTAGCAGACGAGGTCATTAAGAAAAAGGCTGTATGTGAAGTTTGTGGAGAATACAGCGGTACCTTATCTTTTAAAACAAGAACAAACGGTGGAATATACGATGTTGGCGGAAAAGAAAAGTACATAGCTGTTTGCAAAGAATGTTATGAAAAACTCAGAGAGGAGGGAAAAAGATGAGAAAATGCGTCTTTTTATTGGTAGTGACTAATCTTTTGATTACCCTCGCATTTTCCACGGAAATTATAATAATTCACACGTCAAACCTTCACGGAACAGTTTTTCCGTATAATTATTTTAGTGATACGTATGAAGCAAAAGGTTTAGCAGTCATAGATTACTACATTAAAGAACTTAAAAGGTTAAACGAAGACGTATTGCTAATCGACACTGGGAACCTGCTTTATGGCTCACCATTTGGTGATTTTTCTCAAACTTTAAATAACGATCCTGTAGTAGAGGCTTTTAATTTAGTAGGTTATGACGTATTTATTCCAGGCAGTTTTGAATTGAGTACTGGAAAAAAGGAGTTAAGTAGAGTAATTCAAAATTTGAAAGCCACAACATTGGCTGGAAACTTGCGCAATGTCCCAGGAGTTAAGAGCTTCTTAGTTAGACAACTCAAAAATGGAATAAAAGTTGGAATTATAGGTGTTGCCGTACCTTACGGTAGCTATGAGTTTGACGATTTAGTCAGTAGTGTCAGGAAAGCTATAGCGTCTGCCAAAAGTCAAGGAGCAAATTTTTTGCTTATTGCTACCAGCGGAGGTATAACAACCGATCCTTTAAGTGGTAGAAGAATAGCACTGGAGAGTAATCTAAACATAGGAGACATACTCGTTAGAGAATTTTCAAAAGACGTTGATGGATTTCTTTTTGGAAATCAATCTTTTGTTTACGTTTCTCAGAAGTCAAACAAGTTTTATTCGTTAGCCGGAAATGATGGAGAAAGTGTGAATAAAATAACAATAAATGCAGAAAAAGTTGGTAATAACTGGAAAACAAGATCTGTAAAAGTAGAAAATTTACCCTTAACAAATTACACTCCGTCAGAAGATTTTTTAAGGAAGTTTGAAAGTTATGAGCAGGCATTTCAAAATTGGCTTAAAGAAGTATTGTTTAGTTCTTCAATAACAGTAGGTTTCAACAAGTACATGGCGTTTTTGGAAGATAGCTTAACTCTTGAAATTGTAAACAAGGCAATAATAGAATATACAAAGTCTTCAATAGGAATCTGGAATATATTCAATCCAAATTACATAGGAATTGCTCAAGGTGATATTACAAGAAAAGATATATATGCACTCATCGGAAAAACAACCGGCGTTAAACTAATCAGAATGACAGGGAAAGATGTAAAAGATATCATTACAAAAACAATACAAAATATACACTATGAAGATGGAAAGGTCAAGTTTGATAAAAAACTCGTAATGTATCCATGGTTATTCGACATTTTTGAGAATATTACATATGAGGTTATTGTAAATGAAAGACAGGTTGGAAAAATAACTTATGCTGGGAAAAACCTGGAAGATAATGATGTTGTTTACTTATCTGTTCCATCTATCAGAACTTACGGAAAAGAGCCAATTCTTTTCGGAAAAATAGTCAAAGATTTTGAAATACCAGTCCAAAAAATTGTTTTAAGCGTTATGGAAAAAGTGTTGAATGGAAAAGTGCTGAATTCTTACGAGGATGGGAATCGCATAACTTCTGTAAAACTAGAGTATGTTGTAAACGCCGGAGATACATTGAAAAGGTTATCATATAGATTAGGAGTCAGCGAAGAAAAACTTCTTTCAGAAAATAAGTTTATAAAAGATAAGAATCTTCTTAGACCCGGTTGGAAATTGATCTATTACAAAAAGTATCTTGATCTAATTCCTCCGCTAAAAGAATTTTTCGATGTAGAATAACTTATAAGTTTGGTTTATTCTGATAGTCAAGGTGGCTTTTTAAGCCACCTTTTGTTTTGCTAATATGGATTCGTGCAAATATTGAAGAGTTATGGTATAATTTTTCTGAAAAGTAAAAACAACTAAATTGGAGGTGTTATGGTGAAAAAGTTTTATATTACGACACCAATTTATTATGTTAACGCTGAACCACACATTGGAAGTTCATATACAACTATAATAGGTGACATACTGGCAAGGTACAAAAGACTAATGGGATATGAAGTATTTTATCTTACTGGAACAGATGAACACGGTCAAAAAATTGCGCAAGCTGCTCGAGAGAAAGGAGTTAGCCCAAAAGAGCTTTGCGATACTTTAGCAGAAAAGTTTAAAGAGCTTTGGAAAGATCTCGAAATAACAAACGATTATTTCATTCGAACAACAGATGAATCACATATAAAAACTGTCCAATATTTTGTAAATAAAATGAAGGAAAATGGTGACGTTTACAAAGGAACTTACGAAGGTTGGTATTGCGTGCCTTGCGAAACTTACTGGAACGAGGAAGAACTTGAACATGACGAACATGGTCATAACCTATGTCCTTCATGTAAAAGGGATGTACAACTTATAAAAGAGGAAAACTACTTTTTCAGACTTTCCAAATACAATGAACCATTGCTTAAACATTTCAAAGAAAATCCCGAGTTTGTTGAGCCAGAATTTAGAAAAAATGAGATGTTAAGAATCCTTGAGACTGGTCTGAAAGACCTCTCCATTACAAGAACGACACTGAAGTGGGGAATACCTATGCCTGGAGATCCTGAGCATGTGGTATACGTCTGGGTTGATGCTTTAATAAACTACGTTTCAGCTATTGGTTATCCTGACGACAAAGAGAAATTTAACAAATGGTGGCCCGCAGATGTGCATTTAATTGGCAAGGAAATAAACAGATTTCACAGTCTTATATGGCCAGCAATGTTAATGTCTGTGGGATTGCCACTTCCAAAAAAAATCTTTGCACATGGGTGGCTCACAGTTAATGGTCAAAAAATTAGTAAGTCTCTTGGTAATGCTATTGACCCGAGAGAATATGTGAAGAAATATGGAAATGATGTTGTTAGATATTATTTAGTTCGTGACATAGTTTTCGGTAAAGATGGTGACTTTTCAGAGGAAAACTTAATAAAACGGTTAAATTCTGACCTTGCAAACGATTACGGAAATCTACTGCATAGGACTCTTGCAATGATTCAGAAGCACTTCGATTCAAAAATTCCAGGAATTGGACAGCTCGATGATATTGATAAATCACTGCTTGACGAGTATGAAAACGTAAAAAATAAATTTGTTGAACTGATGGATAGCTATAAAATAACGGAAGCCTTAGATGTCTTGTGGCAGTTTATCTCATCGCTTAATAAATATTTTGACGATACAAAGCCTTGGATTCTTGCTAAGGAAGGAAAAAAGGAAAGGCTTGGTACGGTGTTAACGATAGTTACAGAGAACATATTAAAAGTGGCTACACTCTTATCTCCCGTAATGCCTGAATCGTCTAAAGAAGTATACAGGAGGTTGTCAGTGATCGAAGGTTTTAGCAAAGATTTTCTCGAAGGATGGGATCTTCTAAAAGGCAAAACAATCCTTCATGGGGAACCTTTGTTCAAGAAATTTGAAGCGAAAGAAGAAAAGAACGTAAAACAGGAGGGCAAAAATATGGAAAAAAAGCAGATAGAAAATGTCGTAACAATGGAAGAGTTGATAGACATAGATACATTTAAGAAAATCGATTTAAGAGTAGCAAGAATAATACAGGCTGAAAAGGTAGAAAAATCTGAAAAATTATTGAAACTGCAAATAGATCTTGGTGAACTTGGGCAGAGACAAATTGTTGCTGGAATTGCTCAATATTATACACCAGAAGAACTTATAAATAGGTTAATAGTGGTTGTAGCAAATTTGAAGCCTGCAAAACTAATGGGACTTGAATCAAAAGGCATGTTACTTGCGGCAAAAAAGGATAATAAACTCACACTTTTAACAGTTTCATCTAATATAGAACCAGGTGCAAGAATTTCCTAAATTTTCAAATTGATTCTTAAATTTAAGAAATTTTCTCATACGTAGTTGCTGAGTTTAATGTCGTATACAAAACGAAACTTTCTGTTTGAAATTTATTATCACTAGCGGGAGGTTTACAAACGTGGAAGAAATAAAGCAGCAAGGTAATGAAAACAACATTCTTGAAAGAATCCTTGAAGAAGAGCTTGTAAAATCGTATTTGAGTTACTCAATGAGTGTTATTATTGGGCGCGCAATCCCTGATGTGAGAGATGGTTTAAAACCTGTTCAAAGAAGAATAATATACTCAATGTACGAATTAGGACTTTCGCATAACAAACCATTCAAAAAGTCTGCACGTATCGTCGGAGAAGTTATGGGTAAGTATCATCCACATGGTGATGCCTCAATATATGAATCTTTGGTGCGTATGGCACAGCCTTGGTCTATGAGGTACCCTCTTGTTGAGGGACAAGGGAACTTTGGTTCAATAGACAGAGATCCACCAGCAGCGATGCGATACACAGAAGCAAGGTTACACAAAATAGCCGAAGAAATGATAGAAGACATCGATAAGCAAACCGTTAGGATGCTTTATAATTTCGACGGTAGCTTGGAAGAACCTGAAGTACTTCCCGCAAAAGTTCCAAATTTGCTTTTAAACGGTGCAAATGGAATTGCTGTTGGAATGGCTACAAACATTCCAACTCATAACCTTTCCGATGTTGTTGATGCTACAATAGAATTTATTAAAGATAAAAATATATCAGTTGAAGCACTTATTGAATTGATAAAAGGTCCGGATTTTCCAACTGGTGGAATCATTATCGGAAAAGCTGGTTTAAGAGAAATGTACGCTACAGGAAAAGGTAGCTTTATTGTTCGTGGGAAAGTTGAAATTAAGCACGAAAAAAAGAAAAAAAGTATAGTAATTACAGAAATTCCCTATGGAGTTAGTAAGGCAGAGCTAATTCAACAGATAGCAGATTACTTACAAGAGGAAGAAATACCTGTCAAAGATCTTAGGGATGAAAGCGATAAAGAAGGTTTAAGAATAGTTATAGAATTAACAGAAGATGTAAATGAAGATGTTGTACTGAACAATCTTTATCAAAAAACTAACTTACAAATCAGATTTAATGCAAACTTTCTCGTCATTGATGCTGATAAACAACCAAGATTGATGAACCTCAAGCAGCTAATTGAAGCGTACGTAAAGCATAGATTTGAAGTTGTAAGAAAAAGAACACAGTATGAGTATCAACAAGATTCAAAAAGGGCACATATTGTTGAGGGATTAATAAAAGCATCAAAGGCAATAGATACGGTTGTTAACATAATAAGGAATTCCAAAGATCCTTCTGACGCCGCAGCTCAGCTTATTGAGATACTACAAATGAGCGAAGAACAAGCGAAAGCTGTGCTTGAAATGAGACTTGGCAGATTAACAAATTTAGAAACACAAAATCTGCAACAGGAATATAGAGGGTTATTGATAAAGCTTGAAAAAGAAAAAGAATTGCTCATGAACGATGAAAAGGTTTACGAAACGATTATAGAAGAGCTACTTGATATGAAAAAACGATATGCAGATAAAAGAAGAACAGAGATAACTGAGCAAGAAGAAATAGTAACAAGATTTGAAAAGAAGGATCTTATACCAAACAAAGATGTTGTAATCACACTTACGAGAAAAGGTTTTTTAAAGTTGATGGATGTCAACGCTTTCAGAACCCAAAAGCGTAATGGCAAAGGTGTCATTGGTGCTAATCTAATGGAAGATGATATTATATCTCAAGTACTTTACACTCAACTCCACAGTAAGACATTATTCTTTACCTCATTTGGAAAAGTCTATGAAATCGAAAATATAGAAATAGAAGAGAGCAACAGAAGTAACAAAGGTAAACCTGTTAATAAATACGTTAAATTGGAGAATGGAGAAAGAATTTTGACGATGGTTGATATTACTGATTACAGTGGAGATCTATTTTTTGTCACAAAAAATGGTATAGTTAAGCGCACTAGTCTCGAAGACTTTAAGAATATAACTTCGAAGGGAATTAGAGCAATAACATTTAAAGAAGGAGATGAACTTGTATCAGTTTTGAGAGTTAATTC
This DNA window, taken from Fervidobacterium sp., encodes the following:
- a CDS encoding TatD family hydrolase — translated: MKLTTFQKDKLVDTHAHLHMEDFDNDRTDVYERTRRLRFVLNVSTCMDDLHDTLVVCRELENVYAAVGIHPHNSAKVPKDYLDKIEDFVKGGNKVIAVGEIGLDYFRNLSPIDIQKKVFIEQLVIAKSLKKPVILHIRNAYEDTYKIIKDINIECGGIVHAFSGDENWAKEFVKIGFKIGIGGPVTYPKNDLLRNVVKIIGVENIVTETDSPYLPPQQYRGKRNEPVYVQHVYDQLQLLSGLEIDELCDVIWNNVKEILKFQVIDGVGCRND
- a CDS encoding thymidine kinase, with amino-acid sequence MRNFGKLTVITGPMYSGKTTELLNFAEIYELGKKRTKIIKPQIDDRYSQDDVVTHKLFKMPAKAVKDVAEMDEFYNSLSDKPEAIFIDEIHFFDTSIVKLVKKIVSEGVDVYCAGLDMNYLWEPFETTALLLSLADEVIKKKAVCEVCGEYSGTLSFKTRTNGGIYDVGGKEKYIAVCKECYEKLREEGKR
- a CDS encoding 5'-nucleotidase C-terminal domain-containing protein, yielding MRKCVFLLVVTNLLITLAFSTEIIIIHTSNLHGTVFPYNYFSDTYEAKGLAVIDYYIKELKRLNEDVLLIDTGNLLYGSPFGDFSQTLNNDPVVEAFNLVGYDVFIPGSFELSTGKKELSRVIQNLKATTLAGNLRNVPGVKSFLVRQLKNGIKVGIIGVAVPYGSYEFDDLVSSVRKAIASAKSQGANFLLIATSGGITTDPLSGRRIALESNLNIGDILVREFSKDVDGFLFGNQSFVYVSQKSNKFYSLAGNDGESVNKITINAEKVGNNWKTRSVKVENLPLTNYTPSEDFLRKFESYEQAFQNWLKEVLFSSSITVGFNKYMAFLEDSLTLEIVNKAIIEYTKSSIGIWNIFNPNYIGIAQGDITRKDIYALIGKTTGVKLIRMTGKDVKDIITKTIQNIHYEDGKVKFDKKLVMYPWLFDIFENITYEVIVNERQVGKITYAGKNLEDNDVVYLSVPSIRTYGKEPILFGKIVKDFEIPVQKIVLSVMEKVLNGKVLNSYEDGNRITSVKLEYVVNAGDTLKRLSYRLGVSEEKLLSENKFIKDKNLLRPGWKLIYYKKYLDLIPPLKEFFDVE
- the metG gene encoding methionine--tRNA ligase, translating into MVKKFYITTPIYYVNAEPHIGSSYTTIIGDILARYKRLMGYEVFYLTGTDEHGQKIAQAAREKGVSPKELCDTLAEKFKELWKDLEITNDYFIRTTDESHIKTVQYFVNKMKENGDVYKGTYEGWYCVPCETYWNEEELEHDEHGHNLCPSCKRDVQLIKEENYFFRLSKYNEPLLKHFKENPEFVEPEFRKNEMLRILETGLKDLSITRTTLKWGIPMPGDPEHVVYVWVDALINYVSAIGYPDDKEKFNKWWPADVHLIGKEINRFHSLIWPAMLMSVGLPLPKKIFAHGWLTVNGQKISKSLGNAIDPREYVKKYGNDVVRYYLVRDIVFGKDGDFSEENLIKRLNSDLANDYGNLLHRTLAMIQKHFDSKIPGIGQLDDIDKSLLDEYENVKNKFVELMDSYKITEALDVLWQFISSLNKYFDDTKPWILAKEGKKERLGTVLTIVTENILKVATLLSPVMPESSKEVYRRLSVIEGFSKDFLEGWDLLKGKTILHGEPLFKKFEAKEEKNVKQEGKNMEKKQIENVVTMEELIDIDTFKKIDLRVARIIQAEKVEKSEKLLKLQIDLGELGQRQIVAGIAQYYTPEELINRLIVVVANLKPAKLMGLESKGMLLAAKKDNKLTLLTVSSNIEPGARIS
- the gyrA gene encoding DNA gyrase subunit A translates to MEEIKQQGNENNILERILEEELVKSYLSYSMSVIIGRAIPDVRDGLKPVQRRIIYSMYELGLSHNKPFKKSARIVGEVMGKYHPHGDASIYESLVRMAQPWSMRYPLVEGQGNFGSIDRDPPAAMRYTEARLHKIAEEMIEDIDKQTVRMLYNFDGSLEEPEVLPAKVPNLLLNGANGIAVGMATNIPTHNLSDVVDATIEFIKDKNISVEALIELIKGPDFPTGGIIIGKAGLREMYATGKGSFIVRGKVEIKHEKKKKSIVITEIPYGVSKAELIQQIADYLQEEEIPVKDLRDESDKEGLRIVIELTEDVNEDVVLNNLYQKTNLQIRFNANFLVIDADKQPRLMNLKQLIEAYVKHRFEVVRKRTQYEYQQDSKRAHIVEGLIKASKAIDTVVNIIRNSKDPSDAAAQLIEILQMSEEQAKAVLEMRLGRLTNLETQNLQQEYRGLLIKLEKEKELLMNDEKVYETIIEELLDMKKRYADKRRTEITEQEEIVTRFEKKDLIPNKDVVITLTRKGFLKLMDVNAFRTQKRNGKGVIGANLMEDDIISQVLYTQLHSKTLFFTSFGKVYEIENIEIEESNRSNKGKPVNKYVKLENGERILTMVDITDYSGDLFFVTKNGIVKRTSLEDFKNITSKGIRAITFKEGDELVSVLRVNSEENTILISTKYGMSIRFGVGDVRTMGRNAAGVRGIRLREGDEVISSTILENDIGYILTVTENGYGKLTEVSEYRKQSRDGIGIKNIGEIEKTGPIVGVSYILGNEEIVLFTKDGASIKFKVSDIPVRSRIAQGVKVMHLADGDIVADFAVIGGDE